AGATTTAAATGTCTAAAATGACAGGAACAACCAAAGTTGTGGCACTAACATATCACTTGCAGACCATCCCACTGTTATAATCCTAGCCTTTAGCCAATATCtggttagactgtaagctcctgggGCAGGAAACCACATCTTACTCTTACTCTGTGGttgtacagcatctaacacaaCGGCCATTCTGCATTGGCCCCCCAGGCACTGTTGTAATAAATATTCTAGCCATTTTATTTACTGAGTCTGAATAGAAATGCAGCCTCCAAAAGCCTGTGACATGGGATAAAGGAAGACTTCAGGGTGAGATGTTCCAAAGCTGCTGAGGGAATTTAGCCATACACCATCCCTTGAATGAATGGGAGCTGCATGGCTAAATCCTCTAATGAGTTTTGAAACACTCACATTTTTAGTCAAGTTCGCTGGTAGACAAACTATCAAGCAGCTGGAACAGATCCATGCAGAactgtggagggggaagggggggagaatcAGCTTTTTTACTGAAGGGGAGCACACAATAAAACTGTTTCTTAATGTGCACTAATTCTGCGGTGGGCTGATGCAGCTGTAGCATTTGTAGTGTCAATATACCCTTAGGTGCATAAGTTCcttaggcactttagaaaatttTTAACCTACACCTAAAATTGATCCTGGTAAGGCTCCGCCAGACGCCTCTTGCCACATTGACACTTTGTCATTTTCCATTATGCTTTTTGGAGGTCCAGAATATAGTTTCCAATCCACTTCCAGTCAAGGGAAATgaaatggtagattctccatctcctgaaggtcatcagatcaagactggatccTTCCTAGAAGATATGCTTCAGCCAAGCCCAATACTGGTGTAAGTGGAtgtaattctatggcctgtgatacacaggaggtcagactggatgatctaatggtcccttttgaccttaaaatcTGCGGATCTATGCCCTTGTTCCGATCAAAGCCAAGgtgaattaatttttcatttaacattttgtGAAATGCAATATTTAAGGCTTTATTCTCCAAATGCATGTGGAAGGCATAGGTACggactctgggctggagctgcaggggccaactttccaatgtgccgagaggtgctcactgctcaaaccctggctctgccacaggccctgcccccacttcaccccctcctctgagcctgccatgcccgcactcctccccctccccacacagagcctccggcatgccacgaaacagctgtgtgggagggagggggaggcgccgactggcagggctgccagctggtaggaggcgctgggagtggaggggtggagctgatgaggggctgctgatgtcttactgtggctctttggcaacgtacattggtaaattctggctccttctcaggctcaggttggccacccctgacatatttcaagggaccactcAAGGTGAACTGGCCATTAGATCAATAGTCTTTTTGTTTGAACTAAcctacttttttgttttctttttgcagtttttCCCACCGAAGATATCTTTTTAGGGTATTTTGGCATTTTATGAGCTTCACTTGCTTTCCATAAtggagctcacaattagggtaaatttataggcccaattattacagcACCCCTCATGTTAGAGCTCGAAAGTTAGTCCTCAGAGAATAGCCTTACACTTATCATTAGCAGGTCTTGCATGGGGGAATCCCGCCTCCCTAGAACTAAGGCTTTATGCTTCTATGGATGGTACCCATAGGCTGGCAGGTCTGTGGGGGACACAACAGTTAGCCACACCTAACTCCATTTAGCCTTCAATACAAGCTCTTTATTCTTCTGCTACATAAAAGCCTCCCTCCCCAAAAAGTGAGTGTCCTGACCTGGAATGATACTGCTGGGTCCTCTACACCTCAGTAGCTCATGGCTCATAACCCTCCTTAATCTCAAGGGTGTCATTGGACCTGCCTGCCCTCTTACAACCTTCTAACACTTACAGAAGTATTTCTTTCTTATGGGGCTGGGTGCTCACTGATGTCTTCCAGCTGGGAATCCAAGCCAATCATTTGCTGCTGCTTAGCTGGACCCACTGATTCCCAACACGTGCCTTCTAGGCCTCTCCTTAGGCCAGGGTTTACTGCCCCCAGGCTCTCCTCATGCCTTTAAAAGGGCAGCCCACCCTACTCTACAACATTTCACCACCAGTTTAAAGGAGCTGGAGCAGCAATAATGACCTCATTCTGTAGACTTAACTAATTAGCAGAGtcctgcagctggtggagggactTGTGAGTATATCCAACATTTTCTGCAACTAGGAACCTTGTGGCCTGCAAGGAGCAGATGTATCAGGTAAACCAAAGTATGTTTCCTTCTCCCAAGTCATCAAGAGGTGTACTTGTACCAGCTGTGTTAGTCACACTTCATCAGTTCTCAGTAATGTCTCACTGATAAGACTACAGTGTAAATAAGTAATAACTAGCCCTTTTTAAACCACAGGTTATTTGATATCCTGTACACCATTTGCTGACAGAGGATCCATTATCTGTTAAGCACGTATGTACAAGACACATGTTAAGACAGTCCCTTCCTTGGAGAGCTGATGTTAGATATAGACAAGATGTGCTTGGAGGTGCAGACAGAGGAGTGTCATATATACTTAGTATattttaaagtggaaaaaatcCAGATGCCTACTGGTGTGATGTCTAAGAGAAGTAAGGACCATTTGTGTAGTTTGGGGGAGGTGAGAAATGGAAAGTCAGGCCATGAACAGTTGTTTATGGAGCACGGTGATAATGTCCTTGCCGAGTTTTGGAAACACATTGTTTGGTTGATCTCTAAAGTGACACCTCAGACTCTATCCTATAAATACCTGGTTATGACATTTGTTAAGAAAAGCTTTCCATTGACAGTTCAAGGGTCAGTTTGGGAGATATTATAATCAATCAGTTCCATGTATATGCTGCATATATATTGTCTCGATGGCAGTAGATCCCAACCCTGGCGTGCATAACAGTAATGTACTCAGACTCTTGTGACAGACATTCTAGGCTCCCTTTTTCCCTAGTGAAGGGTCTTCATCCTCCTGTGGATGAAGAGGAGACTGAGGAGACTTGGGTTtcattcccggctctgccactgatctgctgtgtgactttaggcaagtcacttcccctcctggtgcctcaatttccccaactGTAGCAGGGATTACGGTCCTTGctttcctttgtgaagtgctttgagatgtgtGGATGAAGAGCTGCTAAATAAGAGTCAAGTATTAACAATGGGCTTTGGCAGTGCCCATTGCACTGTCATCACCCACATTCCCTTCAATCTGCTTTAATCGGCCGGGAAACCCCTCCAAAAACAAACTGCAGCCTGACAGGTTTAGGACATTCAAGCGCCATGGTGGGTTATAGATGTACGCATACACACTGGAATAGGTGGCAGCAGGCACTGAAGCAGCCAAAGTCGGAGTCTAGTAATGTTACTCATACAAGGATGGAAACCACAGACTTCTGATCAAAAATGGGTTGAAAATGTGGGTGTAATAGGCAGGGTGGGTCTCTCCTTGTGGGTGGTCACCAGTCTGTTGTGTCAGATCTAACCATTGGAACCATGTCCTCCTAAACTCCCCAGGCCTGGATGGCCCCTGATTGCTGCTCCTAACTCTGAGTTACTCAGCATACTCTCTAGGCCTCGTGTTTTGGTGGTAGGCCCCTGCCATGCAGCCAACTGCCCTTGAAGTAGTGTCTCAGCCCTTCTGAGTCCCCGCAATAGTTTATGCATGCTCCCTTCAGCATTCCACCCTCGAGTACACTCCGGTGTACAGTCTAACTCTTTGGGAACCACGTGACCATTAAAGCGAGGAACACAGGCTTTGCAAAGGAACTTCTTAAACACACTCATGCTTTACTCTTAGAAAGCACCAGTTATAGACTTAGGCAAAACAACAGACTCCTGAACACAATCCCCACTTAGTCTTGGGAATCTTGTGTCCCCATTTTGTGAATCTTGGGGCTTGGTCCAGGTCCTTCAGGGAGGCCAGGTCCCTCCTGCCTCCACTCCTCCTGTTGACTCCTCTGGTTCTGGTAATGAAATGGCTGCTCTTGCTAGAGAATATGTCACTTTTTAAATAAGCGACACCTCTTCTTTGTTCCTGTCCTTCCCTTGGGATTTTCCATGCTGCAGCCCCATGTGGGATTGCTGGCAGAGAGTCGTTAAAAGCAAATGTTCTATGCCAGTTATAAAAGAGAGGTAATTGGCCACAGACCTATCATCCTAACTGTCACAGGGAGCACAGACACTCAGGTACACAGATGTAGTTTCCATTGTTCGGACAGGAAATGTCTCCACTAACAATGAGAAAGCGTAGTCTTGGTTTTTTAGAACTTGTAACGAGGCACCTGTGACCTAGCGCTTTGATAGGCCCCTTTGCTAATCTAAATAAGAAAAACTTCATGTGAAAATTTATCCTGAAAGAAAATTAGGAATTTCCTTTCTCTTACACATATGAGGAAAGAAGACGAAATTGAATTGGAATAGTTCTATGGAGACAACCTCCATTCACTGGGGACAATACAATAGATGCTAACATAGGAATCCTATTTTTAGCTAAAGcaaatgtagaccagccctataCAATACATACTCAGAGATTTTAGCAATAGCCAAGAAGAAGACAGGCAATTAATTTGTCtgctttttaaatacaaataaataatgataggTCAGGATGTAAGAAAAAAGAAGCAGTGCCACACTGCACAACTAAATATAGAAAAATCTTCTCCCCTGTTATTTGTTAGTATAAAGAAGTGCTCAGAAAAGCCTTTTTATAATGAAGATCAGCACAGCTGCATGTGATGGGTTGGAAAACTAGTCCTGCTGGATAACAGAAGGTTAAATCACCCTGTCTCAGGCAATGAGGCTGGGACTATAAGGAGAAAGAACACCTGAGCTCCCCTAATGAGACAGCATAGCTTCCTTGAACTGCTGATCTACTAGAGATAGTCTTGGACTGCTTGTCCTGAACAAGATATCTGTGCAGAATGTCAGGAAGTTTCTGGCTGAATGTTACTTACGCTGCCCCTAAAGGAGGAGGGCATCTCCAATCTTAATAGCAGGTGATTTCAGTTTGAGGGGATGGAATAGAAGGGATAGAAGCACTCACACTCAGCAGTGTAGTACTTGTACCTTCAATTCCAGTGttggcttcattttttaaaatgatttttacttGGGAGTAAACTGATTTTTTCACCCACGGGACGGTAAAAGGTGTAAAGAGAATTTGGGAAAGATCTAGCCACCACTGGGATAAGTACTTTGGTGCAAATAAGAAATGAATAACAATATTGGTTTTGGATCTGGCCGAGAAACACTTTAATGTCAAAACACGCAACTTGAGCCTAGCAGAGACAATACCCTGCCTCAGAGAAAGCCCTGCTAGCATTTGCATTATACAGAGCTGCTTCTTCCAGCACTAAACTCTGTGTTTGGCTTTGGAAAAGTGCTCTAATAAACCCAGGCTGTTTTCCTCAGACAAGATAATAACCCTCCAATGGAAGACTCGTCTCCTTTAACTATTATTATTCCACTCCAGCAGCATGAATGGGATGTTCCACTCCTGGAAAAACTGAATGAAATACAGGGTGACTGCAAGCAGGGGCGAGTCTGTGCAGCTCCATCACCTTGGAAATACAgccaggcagctgctggggcAGGTGTGCCAGAgtggcccagctgccagggcagggcaggtctCCCAGCAAGGACAGATTTGGAGGCTGGCTTTAGGGCTGCTACACAGGGGGAGCCAAGCTTGCCCTCTCCCTCAGTGCAGTGGTGCTTCCCAGCCTCTGCTCTCCATCGGGCACAAGTACAACAGTGGAATTTGTATTTCCATTGAGTGCCAGCTCTACACCAGGCTGCCTGTGGGTGTGGGCTGCCCCCGCACTAGCCAGCTTTTTGGAAGAGCAAAAGAATGAGGTAAAGATTCATATACATATTTATTCTTTGTTGAGGCTTGGATGCAGAGAGTGGGGTGCTTTCATTGGCTGTTGCTAAAGCCCTGTGCTGTCTTCAGCTGCGCTGCAATAATCTTATTACTCATCAAAAAGCCAGCAGTGGTGCTGTTGCTTGCTGCCTCCTGGCTTTGGGAGGGCCTGGGGCTATCACTTTCTCTTGCATATGGAGCTTGATAGCTGAACAGTACTGGCGTGACTTGCATGAGAGGAAGCTGCCTGTCTGGAGCTGGGAGCACTTGTTGTGTCTGCTCTACtgttggggagtggagggggtgaGAGTGGTGCATGTTTGGGGCTCGAATGTGGCAGGTAAGTGGGTGAAAGATGGAGCTGGCTAGGTCCTGCTGATATTTGCAGCCACACCCCCAAATGTATTACCAAAATAGCTACTTTCCTGCCACCAAAACACCCAGACCAGGACACATCCTGATGCAACTGCTCTGCAAAACCCACCTGGATCCTGCCAATTTGGGCCCCAATCCCCCCAAATCTACCATGTAAGTAGAGAACATATCACTGCTTCTTCTGTACCTTTAAGAAGTCCAGACCTTGATGCAGAAACTTGGATCTGGGGATCCAGCCACATCCTGACAACTTTTGGCTTCATATGCAGAAATTGTACCATCAAAACAGAGAGCAGGTGTAGCTTTTACTATTCCTCCCAAGATATCCTCCTTCAAGAAAACTGCAATCCTCTGCTTTGGCACTAGTGTCTTTGTAAATCTGCATAATTTTTGGCTGCATACTCTCCAGTCTTTCTACTTACACTTACTGTATATATGCACCTTCCCCTACATCACCATCATAATCTGGATCCTTACCTATCCTAGTGCAACAGCATTGCCAAAAAGGTGGTGGAGATGCACATTTCACaactctcaggtttcagagtagcagccgtgttagtctgtatccgcaaaaagaaaaggagtgcttgtggtaccttagagactaatcaatttatttgagcataacctttcgtgagctacagctcacttcatcggatgcattcagtggaaaaacacaagTCTGTAGAACACTGTAAACATACCATTGAAACAGCAACAAAATTAGGTCTATGTGTTCTAAATAAACAGACTGCTAGAAACATCCTCCAGTCTGTGATGTCCCATAAATGATCAGCCATGCAAGTTGTGAAATATGCATctccacccagccccgccccctaacTAAATAGGGCATTATTTCCTTAACAGCAACAAATCAAAGCACCAGAGCCTAAACTGGAAAATATCAAGGCTTGGTGGCTTGACTGGGTACTGGGTGGGGGTGAAggctgtattttttccttttaatatcaCAGTTCACCTCTGTAGCTTTAAATGATTCCACCAGAATAAAACCCACACAGAAGTTCTGCTGATATACTTGATCCGTGGAATTATCATGGTTGGGGACAAAAATTGGCTAGATCTAACAGGAACCAGGTGCCACCTCTGTCCTACTGTATCTGTCCTACTGTTTCTCTGTGGTGTATCAGAGTCTGGAATTTCTTTTTGGTGTAAGAGGTACCTCTGTACTCGTTCTCTATTTGTTCAGTAGAATTTGAAGGTAGGAGCCAAAATGTGGCAGGATCCAGCAGAGTCCAGGTGCTGGATTTGGGCTTTGGGAGTCTGTTGTGTCAGGATGTATGGGGGTCCAGGCTTTCtggggcagatttttttttttttatcctgatgGTCCAATTGAGGGGGGCTTGGATGCAAAAATCAGTAGGATCCAGGAAGATCCACCTTACCCCTTTTTTCTGAAGGGGACTGATGGTGCAGCCACTCCTGGTTATAGATGGCCCTAGTGTGTGACTGTCATGCCTGCATGCCTCACTGTTTGTACCATCAGCTGAAATATTGCATTAGCTTAGATTGATCATTCGAGGTGATGCAGCTTTAGTGGTGGCCAGGTTGTGCTCACTGTTGCTCTGCAAGAGCCAGTTTGGGAGAGTGCACAAAAACTAGAGAGAAAAACAACCCCCCCGGGATTAGCATCCGACAAAAGGTGGGAAGTGAGGGAGCCTGTCGCTGGGATTGCTGTAGGCAGCAGGAGGTGATTCCAAGGCATTTGCTGAGCAGAGCCTCTGTACCAGCTGCAGGGGAGTTAAGTGCTGCGGGACTATGTTGCTTGGGCACAGAAGAACTTTAATGAGAGAAGCTGCCTGATCTCAGCTCTGATGGGTGATTTTAATCTCGTTTCTCCAGATATTGGAGCTGGGGGCCACAGGTGAATTACAGTTTTCGCTTTCAATATGATGCTGTGTATGGGACGTGTGCCCAGGGGATTTGGTTTGGCTTTGTAATACAGCAGAGAGATGAAGGATGGGAGTAGGGGGTGTATTTATCGGCATAGCAAAACCTCTTGTGTACTGTGAATGATGagggctgtttttttttcctttgtttttcctctctgcaGGCCATCTCTGCATAAAGGCATGTAAACTCAAGAAACCTGGGCATTTGCAATTCAGACCTTCCTCACTTGTTGGGTCACATCAGAGTGAACATGCCAGAACAAAGCAATGATTACAGGGTGGTTGTGTTTGGAGCTGCAGGGGTTGGTAAAAGCTCCTTAGTCCTTCGGTTTGTAAGGGGAACTTTCAGGGAAACCTACATCCCTACCATTGAGGACACTTACAGACAGGTGATCAGCTGTGATAAGAACATCTGCACCCTTCAGATTACAGACACCACTGGCAGCCATCAGTTCCCTGCTATGCAGAGGTTGTCTATCTCCAAAGGTCATGCTTTCATCTTGGTGTACTCTGTCACCAGCAGGCAGTCCATGGAAGAACTTCAGCCAATCTATGATCAGATTTGTCAGATCAAAGGGGATATCCAAAAGATTCCAATAATGTTGGTTGGTAACAAGAGTGATGAGACCCAGAGGGAACTGGATGCCAATGAAGGGGAAGCCTTAGCTAGCAAGTGGAAGTGTTCCTTCATGGAGACATCGGCTAAAATGAACTACAATGTACAGGAGCTCTTCCAAGAACTCTtgaatctggagaagagaagaaccGTCAGTCTCCAGGTGGATGGGAAGAAATCCAAGCAGCAGAAAAAGAAGGATAAACTGAAAGGCAAGTGTTCTGTTATGTGAGTGTACCTTGAATGGCTGGACTCGCATCACTGCATGATGTAATAAGAGCATGGACTTTCTCTCAAAGAATATTCTCATGTAAAGTGAAAACAGTCTGCTCATAGGCATTCGCTAGAAATCCAAGAAGAATAAATGTCCTGAAGGGTTTATTTAAGGCCCATAGTTTCTCTCTGATAACTCAATTGGGTCATTTTAATCATTGACttggaagagagagatttttttgaaTGTCTTTTTAAGCAAATGGAATGTCCAATGTTAGCCATTACACAGTAGTCCAGGTTTTGAACAAAAAAGTTTACAAACGAGATCAAAATACCGGAATGTGTTAATAGAGGCAGAAATCATCTTTGTTATCCCTGAATATATATTGGTTTTTAAATATTCTCAGATTATGTATTAGCCTGAAACAAAAATCCTGTTTTTGCCTACAGTGTGTATATACTtcaaggaaaaatgttttcagaaatatAGTGACCACAGCAAATCTTTCACAAAGTTAGGGTGTCTTATTACTAAGGAACAAACACATGATTTTTCAGATATGTACGTATTTGGGGAGAGACTGACTGGCTTACCAAAGACATGCTTGTTGtttcataataaaaattaaattttgtgtATTGTTATGCAGCTAATAATATTTTACAGCTATGTGACTTATTAAAGCTATTCCTGCACGTAATTAGTTTGTTTGCTGGGCTTTTTTCTTGCCAACAATACTCATTTCTATTGCACCCTGTAACTTGGTTAATTCCCTATGTCTTTCTCACTGCGTTGTGcctaggggcccaatcctgtaaagtGGGAAGCATCCTCAGTACCTTGGCTTCAGCTGGAGAGGAGGGAACTCATAACCCCAGAAGATCAGGCACTTATGTAGCATAGTTACTAACAGAAATTGTCTGCTAACTTGCCTCTTATTGCATAGCTGAGCACCAACAATGGAAATAATTCTCGGCACTGTATATAGCATTCTTCAGCCATAGATCTCATAGCACATCACAAAAGTGAACAAGCTTTACAATCTCTGTGGAACTgctgggaaaactgaagcatagaggtgaagtgacttgcttaagtCTGCCTCATATGTGTGATATGGGCCACATTATCACTGTATCTGAGGTAACAGATTTCAGTCTGTCTGACTTCTAGGCCCATGGCCTGTCCCTTTCATCACCCTAAAGAGAGATGGCCTGAGTTCTTACAGAGAAGTTCAGGTAACTCCAAGCACAGGTATATTATTGGCTGCAGTGAGGCCGATTATTTTGTCTACCCAACCTACTCTTTTGAGCTGCAAATCCAGCTTTGCACACTCCTGgtgatgctgcttttttttttttttaatagttgttATAAAGTTTTTCCTGCTGTCTCTTCTAAATTGCCTGGCTTTGGTTGAAGCCCATGACAAGTTATTCTTGGATAAACGTTTACAGGAACATCCTGATctcagattgattttttttttttttttcctttctgaactTGAACAAGAGTCCCAGTCAATTTATATGCCATCCCTCCCCTTTTTTCTGTCTCTGGCAAGTGTTTGTAATTGTGCCCTGGCTCTGTTTCCTTCTGCAAATGCAACCTTGATCTGCTGTCTGCAAATCAGTAAAGATATTTTAATGAGAATGAGGCTAAATCATGTTGTGTCCATTATTAGCATATAGTATAGATATCAACATGTTACTTTTTGGTTCTACTAGTTTTAATGTCCCAAATTCACGAATGGACAGCCTAATATGATTTGAAGTGTCTTCATGAGTTTGGGGAGAAATAGTAATTAACAGCTGTAATCTTCTGGTCCCATGGCAAACCCTACTATTTTTTCCTAATGCATTTGTGGAGCATCTGGGCTGAGATACTGTGTTGTTGATAAATTGGCAAGTTATTTCATTCTGGTTTGTAATGGCTCTATCGGTAAGCTGTTGGTGTTAGAGGTTAagagcctgacccaaagccagTTGAAGTTAGTGGCAGTCTTTCTATTGGCTTTTATGTCACATTGGATGAGATCCTAAATTTCTGCATAAAATGACctcttgttttatgttttgtgaAGCGTCCAGAATTTGAGACTGATTCTACAAAAGTTGTTATAACTAACAGGGAAAGAGTGAGGATTTAAAAACTCCACTGAAGCTTTGAATTTAATCAACAACATATTGTTAGGGCATGACAATATTACAGTGAGCAAAACTGACTAGAAAAGGGCTATCAAATGAAGGGAAAATCCACCAGTCTaatttcattgtccaagctgagtgcagtacagaaagaaaacaatataaaTACTGCCaagaacatttaatttaaaaacaaaatttttttttaatttgtattttaacatcATCCCTGCCTCTCTTGTTTCCAGCAGTATGTCTGCTTTATATTGACAGTGTCCCTGTAAACACAGAGGGGACAAGTGTAACCCACGCCCCTCCTGGATGTCTGTACCCTCTAGTGGGAGCGAGGCCACTTAGCTAAGGCGGTAGCacactcattaatctctaaggtCCACATTCCTAGAGGCTCATTCATTTGGCTCCAcaagtcccaggtttgatcccgcctgctgccaactggggtctgtcagtgttacacaaggACAACATTTTCGCTGATCAACATTTTGTTTGATTTGCACTGATCTACCTATTAATATAAAATAGGGCTTTTGTATGtattactgtaaaaaaaaaaaatggaattcaaCGTAGCTTACAATATATTTCCCCACTTTAAAGCAAAGGCTCACATTCTAACAACTTGTAGTTAGACGCTAACACAAGAGGCAATATATTGAATGTAAGGATAGCTATCGTGctattaatgtgtgtgtgtgcgtagcTACAATGCTCTGTTACTTCTCTGTGCAGGCTCAATGCAAAGTACAGGTCAGGTGTGTGCTGCAGCTAGCCAAGGCACAGTACAGAATTCACAGCCCAGGCTACGTCCTCTTTTGCAACATTCTGATCCTTGCCTGCTCTGAAGCAGCGCCCAGCATAATTTAGACAGGCCCACAGGCTGCTCTATGGACTGCAGTGCTGCCTGGAATCTCGGAAGCACTGTCTG
The nucleotide sequence above comes from Chelonia mydas isolate rCheMyd1 chromosome 8, rCheMyd1.pri.v2, whole genome shotgun sequence. Encoded proteins:
- the DIRAS3 gene encoding GTP-binding protein Di-Ras3, with product MPEQSNDYRVVVFGAAGVGKSSLVLRFVRGTFRETYIPTIEDTYRQVISCDKNICTLQITDTTGSHQFPAMQRLSISKGHAFILVYSVTSRQSMEELQPIYDQICQIKGDIQKIPIMLVGNKSDETQRELDANEGEALASKWKCSFMETSAKMNYNVQELFQELLNLEKRRTVSLQVDGKKSKQQKKKDKLKGKCSVM